From Gadus macrocephalus chromosome 16, ASM3116895v1:
GGGTTTTGTAAAAAAGCCGGAGTAGCATCTCCATCCGTCCAGCGCTCAAATACCGCTATCTTAGTTCAATCTTATACACAGTAGTAGGTTTAGGTTAATACCCACCAATTCGGTTTAGTATTATATGTTATGTATTGCATGTTGTGACCTGGCTCTcttgtcatttatttattttcagttaacaTACCAAGCTTTTCGTTCACCTTGTTGGACGACTATCCATTCAATGTTTTGTACTAATACTAAGTTTCAAAGTGGCCTATGTATAATGATTGATTTGTTAAGCACGTGTAGTCGACGCGTTGACTTCAGGTCGGTAGTATGCTGGGCAGTTGTTAATGTTCATTTAAGTCCAAAAAAGGCTCATTACAGGCCTACTTTATACCACCAACCCCCTGGTAATCACGGGATGGAGCTGTCCAGAATCCGCGAAGAAGCTGTTAAAGGCCGGCGATTCAAATAGTGTGTGTTCAACCCTGTGTGAAGGAAATAAACGATTggctattttcatttatttaaaccTGTTATAACGTACAATCGATGTATCTGGTACTGTCCTACTCGATCAGCATGTCGACATTTTCCCTCGGTTGGTTCTTTCGGCGGTCGCGAGACTGACGTTGTTTGCCGCGCTATGCTGACTTCCCTACTTGGGTTATGatcgtgtgtgagtgtgtataagaatgtgtccgtgtgtgtgtgtgtgtgtgtgtgtgtgtgtgtgtgtgtgtgtgtgtgtgtgtgtgtgtgtgtgtgtgtgtgtgtgtgtgcgtgtgcgtgtgtgtgtgtgtgtgtgtgtgtgtgcacgtgcgtttgtttgtgcctgtgtgtgtgtgcgcgtgcgtgcgtgttgacGGCTTTTGAGTCGGCACGCATGTTCACGCCCAGCACTGTCGGCACAGATTTGTTTACAAACACTGGCCCGGCGCTGTGAGCCAGCGGGCAATTTGCCCCGCCTAGCGGTCGGTTTGAATATAGGTCGGTAGGTCAAATGGGAGAATTTTTGGGAGAATTCCCAAAAATTTAGagtagggtctgtctgcgtcctgcaagacggaggcgtaacttgtagtaaattattttcttaaatgcatatgactcagGGATGTCAGTTTCAGTAAGCCATTAATGCTATGATTAAGCTTatcaagagcatatttttaaatgagcgggtcgggtgcattatttttatatcaggcctaatatttgaggtcagagttgcggtcatttataTACCCGCGCACCCACCACTGCTACATACTgatcacttccgcgatttagaaaagtacaagacacgcctcctactacaattTACGCCAACTACAAGTCACttctccgtcttgcaggacgcagacggATACATTTGAAAATTGATAGAGCCCCCCCAATTTTTTCTTTTATCATGCAATGATTATATTGAGATAATTTCAGATTCCGATGCAGAACTTGCATAAAAGTGCTGATGTTCATCATCTTATTATGTATGTTAACGGTCACCAttccatgtgtgtgcatttatgttgATATGTTTGATGCAACTGTACATCgcttgtgtttacgtgtgtctCCTTGTCGGTCCAACAGGCTGCCATTGAGATGGCTCGTGCAGAGACACTGGAGAgtgcaggagcaggaggaggtggaggaggaggaggaggaggaggaggaggaggaggaagaggaggtgcagagggagagagaggaggctctCTGGTCCGGCCCAGCAGCTGTCGCATGGAGCGGCCCATTCCGGGCCTGGAGACATGGTCCAGCCTGCTCTcaaccacccctaccaccacctccaccagctacGACCTCCACCAGAGCCTGAACCTCCCCCGGGCCCTCCCCCGGGCCCTCCCCCGGGCCACGGCCCTTCTCCTTCAAGGCCCGCCGCGGCCTcggcccccccaggcccccagctccacgaaggaggaggaggaggaggaggaggaggaggaagaggaggagacacccAGGGCTGAGGACAGGTTCTGCTCTGGGGAACCACCAGCAGAGATGATGGGTaggaaccctctctctctctctctctctctctctctctcactcactccctctctctctctctttctcttttactTATGCTCAtattttcactctctctctctttagctctTTCTCCCACCCCCataaccatgcacacacacacacacacacacacacacacacacacacacacacacacacacacacacacacacacacacacacacacacacacacacacacacaatctagcttcctccctctctcgtaCTCATGCTATCTCTcattccttctccccctctcgctctccctctctcataagCAGTTTGCAGTTGCCTACACAATGCAAGATAGAGCCGTGTTCAGTGGCTCGTAAAAGTCTCCATCTTTGGttgtgtttgggggtgtgtgtgcaatgATTACATAGTGAAAGGTAGCTGTACAGCTTCTGTCTCTGACCGACAAATGAAGAGCGGGGGGTTGAGAGGGACGGAGTGGTGAACTTGTGAGGTCCTCAAAGAACCAAACCAGAGAAACAGAACCGATTCACGGGGGCATTcgtaacaacaaatgcaaatgtgtgtgagagagcgaacTTCCTTCCGCGACGCAACTGTTTTTTCCACAAAGGACGGTTGCGGTTGTGAGCTGCGATTGAATGGCGACAACAGAGAGGGCTCGATTCATTCAAGACGGCCGTGTAAACACCAGTGTGTGAACACAACACCGGCTCGGTGACGAGGGAGTCGTGTGGGACATCTGTAACACACTGGGTTGGTCCGTTGGAATTTGACTTGGTGTAATTGtcttaacgtgtgtgtgcgggcgtgtgtttgtttgtttgtgtgtgtgtgtgtgtgtgtgtgggttagacCCTGGTATCTCTGACTCATGGACATGTTTTTGTGTGACAAAGTACACTGGACGATGATCAGCTATGATAATCTTCGGTGCGTTAACCCCATTAGCTTCCCGGCGTAAACCGTTTGGCTTTGAGGACCTCGTGTGTTTACAGGGCCCTTAAGTTAATTAAACTGATGGCCCTCGACCCAAGTTACGACGGTTTCCCAGTGTGTGTAAACGCACCGAGTGGGACAGAGTGTTGCCGGGGGATTTAATGAATGAACCCTAAACCCACCCATCGTTAGGGGGGGGGACACCAGGAAGTCATCCTGTAGGATGTGATAAGAGTACGACGCCAGAGCCTGGACCGGTGCTCCGGGTTGAACCCTGACAGGACAAGCAGCAGGTGCTGTGGGGGCACCGTGCTCGGTGTCGAGATCCATCCATTGTACACGTCTCAGAACATGAGGGAGGGGGCCCAAATGACCCGGAGTGATGTGTAAAGTGGGGAAGTGAGAACGTgttgttggttgtgtgtgcgtgtgtgtgagtgtgtggtaaTAGGCgtagtagccccccccccccccccccccccctcctccatctcaacATGTTCAGACATGTCGCCGTGCAGTACGTCTCCTCTGTACACCAAGGCTCTGTCCACACAGGCAGTCAGTCAGACGGGCGATATTAAATCAGCCATTGcaggcagtcagacagtcagtAAGTCAGACAGGCTAGACATTCAGTCAACACGCCAGCCAGTCGGTCAGTAAATTAGattgacagaaagacagagtggTCAGTCATTTAGATGGCTGGCccgttagacagacagacagacagacagacagacagacagacagacagacagacagacacacagacagacagacagacagacagacagacagacagacagacagacagacagacagacagacagacagacagacagacagacagacagaggggcaaTGGACAGGCAGTCAGACCGCAAAACAGCCAGAAAGGCAGCCCTTTATTCGGTAAAATGCTGTTGTCATTTCTTTATCCCTCAGTCTCGGACTCTCAGCCCTCAGCCCCACAACCcccacccaacacaaacacacactcctctccaCTGGCCAGTCTGGCCATCAGCCTATCACAAGCACGGCAttatctccagctcctcctactCTCAAGCCATTGACCCAATCACAGCCAGGCTCCTGCTCTGTCCACCAATGGCAGCGCACGGTCTCCAGGAGCGTTGGCGTAGAGTTACCTTGGCAACAAGCCAGGGTTCTCCATGTCATCTGTGAGCTCTCTTTTCTTGATCTTCTGTTCCCTTCTTCCCTGTTCCCTTCCTTCccgttctcttctcctctcatcgTTCCTGTTATCCCCTCTACACCCTTAGAACCGTGCCCTGGTTCACTCAGGGTACACCCCTGTTGCCAGGGCACAACGTCATGGCAACCCGAGGATGCTTTAGTTTGAGGTTGACGACGCCGGCATCCAGATTAGCAGGCAGCCAGGTGGAGCTAATCTCCCCCAGATTAACGCAGACTCCCCGAAAATCACTGCTCACTAAATATCAAGGCATctcaaaaagaaacacacacacaaacacacacacacacacacacacacacacacacacacacacacacacacacacacacacacacacacacacacacacacacacacacacacacacacacacacacacacacaaacacacacacactcgggcacacacacacagggagattttcgcacacacaggcaaacacatttGAAGGCTCTATTGGaccaattaataataataattggaatTCAATATTTCCTCCCACATTCGTCTTGGGAGCTCAGAGTTAATCTTTGTTAGTGCCATTATTATCTCAATCTACTGGCTATTTCATACTGTTATTTTAATCATTATTAAGTATTAGTCGTATCACCTCTACTGCTTATAACAGGCTAGTAGCAGCACTATTGAAACCATACCGCTACTAAACCGTTTGCATTTTAATTACAAGGCATGGTTCAGCGAAAGCATATCCACGGTTTGTTGAGTGTGTTCTACAGCTAATAGTGTTAGCACTgtctaaacaacaacaacacacacacacacacacacacacacacacacacacacacacacacacacacacacacacacacactcacactcacactcacactcaaattcacacacacacacacacacacacacacacacacacacacacacaacacacacacacacacacacacacacactcacactcacactcacactcacacacacacacacacacacacacacacacacacacaaacacacacacacttgattgcTCTGAAATCAATTCCAAGAGAAAAATAAGTTTGGCCCAAAACAAAAGACCAATAAACTACAACAATGTGGAGGGGATTTTTCCATTCTATCATTCTATCAAATTCTATCATTTTTTTCAATCATAATCGTACTATTAATCACATTTAcattcattgtgtttgtgtgtgtgttggggagtgTGGGCCattgtgtgccagtgtgtgtgtgtgtgtgtgtgtttgtgtgtgtgtttgtgtgtgtgtgtgtgtgtgtgtgtgtgtgtgtgtgtgtttgtgtgtgtgtgtgtgtgtgtgtgtgtgtgtgtgtgtgtgtgtgtgtgtgtgtgtgtgtgtgtgtgtgtgtgtgaaaccacATTATGATGTGGTCGACTGATTTCTGCGAATTGCTGGTGCTCAAATTTTCTGAGAAGTGATTTAGGCTCAGATTATAATTTGTTACTTGTCAGTTGTCAGTTGTCAGTTGTCAATTGTATGATGTCTCTCAGCAGGATAGGTGAGTTTTGAACAGTGGTTTGTGGAAATCACAGccttatgttatgttataataTTATAGTTACATCGCATCACTGATTGTTCTTACAGAATGAGTGAATCTAGCTATAATTTAATAACCATGAATCGAAGTTCTTAATGTGCCttagatgtgtttttttttatctcccgGGCACACCTTATTTCCTCAGGTAGACTGACTAACACTTTCCATCTTTAGTTAGACTAAACACAGTGAGGAAAGTGTATTTATTCACAGTTATTGGTCCACGTAGCCTTTCATCAGGGATGTGACTGGCTAAGCAACTGTTTACCCAGAGCCGACCTCAAGGTCACCTCACTACTGTAAGAGCAAACAGTTAGGTTGGTGGTTGTGTTGAAcaaataaaggtgtgtgtgtgtgtgtgtgtgtgtgtgtgtgtgtatgtatgtgtgtgtgtgtgtgtgtgtgtatgtgtgtgtgtgtgtgtgtctgcatgtggttACGCGTCATACACTTTGCACAAGCCCAGggctcgtttgtgtgtgtcataacCTAATGTATAACTTGTATGTAATAGTTCAATTCAACCTTGAAAAATGAACAATTCAGACCATCGCCATTTAAATAGCGACAGATATCGCAAGAGAGTGAAGGGGAGACTTACAGAGAGAGAAGTTCTCTTCCCAAGATGAGTTTTGGGCTCTTGTGAGATACAAGGCTCTTTGTTGAGCTGTAGTTTGGTTGTGTGGAGAAAGCACATTGATATTTGATACATCAATGGAATACCAACCTTGTTTTTCTGATTTCTGTGACCGCCCTCTACTGCAC
This genomic window contains:
- the LOC132474510 gene encoding facilitated trehalose transporter Tret1-like; this translates as MARAETLESAGAGGGGGGGGGGGGGGGRGGAEGERGGSLVRPSSCRMERPIPGLETWSSLLSTTPTTTSTSYDLHQSLNLPRALPRALPRATALLLQGPPRPRPPQAPSSTKEEEEEEEEEEEEETPRAEDRFCSGEPPAEMMGSVREERQEASREQGPLADLQAQDEQPCWGSARRREAAVEAEDIRRVAQRLTFIGDQINTTVLFVA